One region of Oryza glaberrima chromosome 7, OglaRS2, whole genome shotgun sequence genomic DNA includes:
- the LOC127779557 gene encoding calcium-dependent protein kinase 18, producing the protein MGLCSSSSARRDAGTPGGGNGAGNKDNAGRKGIVACGKRTDFGYDKDFEARYALGKLLGHGQFGYTFAAVDRRSSERVAVKRIDKNKMVLPVAVEDVKREVKILKALQGHENVVHFYNAFEDDNYVYIVMELCEGGELLDRILAKKDSRYSEKDAAVVVRQMLKVAAECHLHGLVHRDMKPENFLFKSTKEDSPLKATDFGLSDFIRPGKHFRDIVGSAYYVAPEVLKRKSGPESDVWSIGVITYILLCGRRPFWDKTEDGIFKEVLKNKPDFRRKPWPNITPCAKDFVQKLLVKDPRARLTAAQALSHEWVREGGQASDIPLDISVLHNMRQFVKYSRFKQFALRALASTLNAEELSDLRDQFNAIDVDKNGTISLEELKQALAKDVPWRLKGPRVLEIVEAIDSNTDGLVDFEEFVAATLHVHQLVEHDTEKWKSLSQAAFDKFDVDGDGYITSDELRMQTGLKGSIDPLLEEADIDRDGKISLDEFRRLLKTASMSSRNVQTPRSVHRS; encoded by the exons ATGGGactctgctcctcctccagcgcCCGCCGGGACGCCGGCACACCCGGCGGCGGTAACGGCGCGGGGAACAAGGATAAcgcggggaggaaggggatcgtGGCGTGCGGGAAGCGGACGGACTTCGGGTACGACAAGGACTTCGAGGCGCGGTACGCGCTCGGGAAGCTGCTGGGCCACGGCCAGTTCGGCTacaccttcgccgccgtcgaccgccgCTCCAGCGAGCGCGTCGCCGTCAAGCGCATCGACAAGAACAAG ATGGTTCTTCCTGTTGCCGTCGAAGACGTAAAGCGAGAAGTTAAAATACTGAAGGCCTTACAAGGCCATGAAAATGTTGTACATTTTTACAATGCATTTGAAGATGATAATTATGTGTATATTGTTATGGA ATTATGTGAAGGCGGGGAGTTACTTGACCGGATACTAGCCAA GAAAGATAGCCGTTATAGCGAGAAAGATGCTGCAGTAGTTGTGCGGCAAATGCTCAAGGTTGCTGCTGAGTGCCATTTGCATGGTTTGGTTCATCGGGACATGAAGCCTGAG AACTTCCTCTTCAAATCAACCAAAGAGGACTCACCCCTCAAGGCTACAGATTTTGGTCTTTCAGATTTTATAAGACCAG GGAAACACTTTCGTGACATTGTTGGAAGTGCCTACTATGTAGCACCAGAAGTGCTTAAGCGTAAGTCAGGCCCAGAATCTGACGTTTGGAGTATTGGCGTAATAACCTATATTCTACTGTGTGGAAGACGACCTTTCTGGGACAAAACTGAAGATGGAATATTTAAAGAG GTGTTGAAAAACAAGCCAGATTTTCGTCGCAAGCCCTGGCCAAATATCACTCCTTGTGCTAAAGACTTTGTACAAAAGTTGCTTGTTAAGGATCCCCGTGCAAGACTAACTGCTGCTCAAGCATTAT CACATGAATGGGTGAGAGAAGGAGGACAGGCATCTGATATACCTCTAGATATATCTGTATTACATAATATGCGTCAGTTTGTAAAATACAGTCGGTTTAAGCAATTTGCTTTACGG GCGTTAGCTTCTACACTAAATGCAGAAGAGTTGTCTGATCTTCGTGACCAGTTCAATGCCATTGATGTTGACAAGAATGGAACAATTAGTCTGGAAGAACTGAAGCAG GCTCTTGCAAAGGATGTTCCATGGAGATTAAAGGGTCCACGTGTTTTAGAGATTGTTGAGGCA ATTGACAGTAACACAGATGGATTAGTTGATTTCGAAGAGTTTGTTGCTGCAACATTACATGTGCATCAGCTAGTGGAACATGATACTGAGAAGTGGAAATCATTGTCTCAAGCTGCATTTGATAAATTTGATGTTGACGGAGATGGCTATATCACATCTGATGAACTGAGAATG CAAACAGGACTGAAAGGTTCTATTGATCCCCTCCTGGAGGAGGCTGACATTGACAGAGATGGAAAAATAAGCCTAGATGAATTTCGCAGGCTCCTGAAAACTGCAAGCATGAGTTCACGCAATGTACAAACTCCGAGGAGTGTTCACAGATCGTAG
- the LOC127780870 gene encoding mitochondrial import inner membrane translocase subunit TIM44-2, with protein MATSALLRALRRPSSEAALRLAASVRVQGVTGYRHLNNRNLSVFNEFSKQLKGEAKSNPEFQKSMKEFSEKLSGVKEDLKVRTKQTAETIYKSVDDVLTEAEATSKKVTANVKEKMSAATEEVKESFRLGKEDTSSCKDGSPETSKHEYSETSSHSDDKSQAGTSGYTLFNKLRSTLSSASPVLSGAFAKLRDTRVSTYAKLGYEIFKDELSSSSSRKKRNHARHASAGTVEKSTRTELVIVPTKKSVLGEKWEAFKNKMRGHPAYKRVNEYTKPVVNIGQEVAEDVRERWETSDNPVVQKIQDLNESIFEETATAVSFREIRQRDPSFSLPDFAGDVQEMIKPVLTAYSKGDVKTLKKYCTKEVIERCKGERDAYASQGIFFDHKILHISDADVRETKMMGSTPIIIVGFQTQQIYCVRDREGQVTEGGQDTIQTVFYAWAMQLMDSDEVPEEESYYPVWRLREIQQVGIKALI; from the exons ATGGCGACCTCGGCGCTGCTCCGGGCTCTGAGGCGGCCCTCGTCGGAAGCCGCGCTGCGATTG GCAGCAAGTGTCAGGGTGCAAGGAGTTACTGGATATAGGCATTTGAATAATCGGAATCTAAGTGTCTTTAATGAGTTCTCAAAACAATTGAAGGGGGAGGCTAAGAG TAATCCTGAGTTCCAGAAATCCATGAAGGAATTCAGTGAGAAACTTAGTGGGGTAAAAGAAGATCTTAAAGTAAG GACTAAGCAAACAGCTGAGACAATTTACAAGAGCGTTGATGATGTTTTGACTGAAGCTGAGGCAACATCTAAAAAG GTTACTGCAAATGTGAAAGAAAAAATGTCTGCCGCTACAGAAGAG GTAAAGGAGAGTTTTAGACTAGGAAAAGAAGATACTTCAAGTTGTAAGGATGGCTCACCTGAAACTTCGAAACATGAGTACTCTGAGACATCGTCACATTCAGATGACAAGTCACAAGCTGGCACAAGTGGCTATACATTGTTTAATAAACTGAGGTCAACACTTTCATCTGCTTCACCTGTGCTGTCTGGTGCATTTGCAAAGTTGAGGGATACTAGAGTCTCAACTTATGCTAAGCTGGGATATGAAATTTTCAAAGATGAGCTAAGCTCTAGCTCTAGCAGAAAGAAGAGAAATCATGCCAGGCATGCTTCTGCTGGAACAGTTGAAAAGAGTACTCGAACTGAGTTAGTTATTGTACCAACAAAGAAATCAGTACTGGGTGAAAAGTGGGAAGCATTTAAGAATAAG ATGCGAGGTCATCCAGCCTATAAGAGAGTGAATGAATATACCAAACCCGTCGTCAACATAGGACAAGAG GTAGCTGAGGATGTACGAGAGCGGTGGGAGACAAGTGACAATCCAGTGGTTCAGAAAATTCAAGA TTTGAATGAATCTATTTTTGAGGAAACCGCAACTGCAGTGTCTTTCAGGGAAATTCGGCAGAGAGACCC ATCCTTTTCTTTGCCTGATTTTGCTGGTGATGTTCAAGAAATGATTAAACCTGTTCTTACTGCATATTCCAAG GGTGATGTGAAGACCTTAAAAAAGTATTGCACCAAGGAAGTGATTGAACGCtgcaaaggagagagagatgcttATGCATCACAGGGCATATTTTTCGATCACAAA ATTTTGCATATTTCAGATGCTGATgtaagagaaacaaaaatgatGGGATCTACGCCCATCATTATTGTAGGG TTCCAAACACAGCAAATTTACTGTGTTCGTGATAGGGAAGGACAAGTAACAGAAGGAGGGCAG GACACCATCCAAACTGTCTTTTATGCATGGGCCATGCAACTGATGGATAGTGATGAGGTGCCAGAGGAAGAGTCATATTACCCGGTTTGGCGGTTGCGTGAGATCCAGCAAGTTGGTATCAAAGCTCTCATATAG